One window from the genome of Solea solea chromosome 13, fSolSol10.1, whole genome shotgun sequence encodes:
- the LOC131471618 gene encoding uncharacterized protein LOC131471618, whose product MNVVKNTSLLPNLRDEETVLVENAIRLAIDSIINVLCGVNSARTREYQQMVADRDEEIQRLESGLKRIEHELHLLRRQGCTCELFTDEHGLEHGLEHGLDPGSSQADQHLQAAQEQSGFEPGCMDAEVIAGQQECEMSISLGLFAGPPSHASSESHDSAPPSFPGRMCLEQACASQSSSETSGVSEQARRHLPPSPSSLVVKEEPCDVDAVLIKWEMSEESFREHQESTGSLFQEEEEEEEEEEEESLTVKNKHDNAEFRGKLPVHPDRHQITEGQHLRNKKKSVPMSDLPEEAQRLKRAAWRAASRRYYARKVARQQVNPSHSATFPHMPALQYPQPLSFVDKRRTLISHLPEESQIMQREAWRAASRRYYARKMSRHQAEPAQYGHLLQNTEPSGESQESERGSRSNTEGIMCR is encoded by the exons ATGAACGTGGTGAAAAACACGAGTTTACTCCCGAACCTGCGCGACGAGGAGACGGTGCTGGTGGAAAACGCGATCCGACTCGCGATAGACTCGATAATAAACGTGCTGTGCGGCGTGAACAGCGCCAGGACTCGGGAGTACCAGCAGATGGTGGCGGACCGGGACGAAGAGATCCAGCGGCTCGAGAGCGGTCTGAAGAGGATCGAGCACGAGCTGCACTTGCTCCGCAGACAGGGGTGCACCTGCGAGCTGTTCACTGACGAGCACGGCCTGGAGCACGGCCTGGAGCACGGCCTGGACCCAGGCTCCTCACAGGCTGACCAACACCTGCAGGCGGCACAGGAGCAGAGCGGCTTCGAACCCGGATGCATGGACGCTGAGGTGATCGCAGGGCAGCAGGAGTGTGAGATGAGCATTTCGT TAGGACTTTTTGCCGGACCCCCCTCGCACGCTTCTTCCGAAAGCCACGACTCGGCTCCTCCGTCGTTCCCCGGCAGAATGTGCCTGGAGCAGGCCTGCGCCTCCCAGTCGTCCTCAGAGACGTCGGGTGTGTCCGAGCAAGCGAGACGGCACCTACCGCCGTCCCCCAGCAGCCTCGTGGTCAAAGAGGAACCGTGTGACGTCGACGCGGTCCTGATCAAGTGGGAAATGAGTGAGGAGAGTTTCAGGGAGCACCAGGAGAGCACAGGCAGCCTGtttcaggaagaagaagaagaagaagaagaggaagaggaagaaagccTCACCGTCAAAA ATAAACACGATAACGCAGAGTTTCGGGGGAAACTGCCAGTCCACCCAGATAGACACCAAATCACAGAGGGACAACACTTAAG GAACAAGAAGAAAAGCGTCCCGATGTCTGATCTGCCAGAGGAGGCTCAGAGACTGAAGAGGGCGGCGTGGAGAGCAGCATCCAGGCGCTACTACGCCCGCAAAGTAGCCCGGCAGCAGGTGAACCCCTCCCATTCCGCCACCTTCCCTCACATGCCGGCGTTGCAGTATCCGCAGCCTCTCTCTTTTGTGGATAAGAGGAGGACGCTGATATCTCACTTACCTGAAGAGTCCCAGATAATGCAGAGGGAGGCGTGGAGGGCAGCGTCCAGGAGGTACTACGCAAGAAAAATGTCTCGCCACCAGGCTGAGCCTGCGCAGTACGGACACCTGCTCCAGAACACAGAGCCATCTGGAGAATCACAGGAATCTGAGCGAGGATCCCGAAGCAACACTGAAGGAATAATGTGCAGATGA
- the LOC131471620 gene encoding protein rapunzel-like → MMDEEIIEDQTKLKQGLIQVLHCVATISSAAAVINPIFGVAGSLIRVVLHHVDDEDIRTLKREFGSVHHRLDQLSQQNRNTLVQIKKETLNSQYCQVEENLKNQFRKFMEMVEARPDLRERKKEDFEESYSNDLGDQNLHTLYDGVVGKPKLFSRPILEVYLKHSEGDRHTMERLCTRLTYLFCIGLIALMGHAAVTGDDEESLCEEWAEKMERVQDKMKEALRLCK, encoded by the coding sequence ATGATGGACGAGGAGATCATCGAGGACCAGACCAAGCTGAAGCAGGGCCTGATCCAAGTGCTGCACTGCGTGGCCACcatctcctcagcagcagccgTGATTAACCCCATCTTCGGCGTGGCTGGCTCCCTGATCCGGGTGGTGCTACACCACGTCGATGATGAGGACATCCGCACTCTGAAACGTGAGTTTGGCTCGGTCCACCATAGGCTGGACCAGCTGTCTCAGCAGAACCGTAACACTCTGGTGCAGATCAAGAAGGAGACGCTGAACAGCCAGTACTGTCAGGTGGAGGAGAACCTGAAGAACCAGTTCAGGAAGTTCATGGAGATGGTGGAGGCACGGCCGGACCTCCGCGAACGCAAGAAGGAAGACTTCGAAGAGAGCTACAGCAATGACTTGGGTGATCAGAACCTACACACGCTCTATGATGGTGTGGTGGGTAAACCGAAGCTCTTCAGCAGGCCCATCCTGGAGGTTTACCTCAAACACTCGGAGGGCGACCGTCATACCATGGAGCGACTCTGCACACGTCTCACCTATCTGTTCTGCATCGGGCTCATCGCCCTCATGGGACACGCGGCCGTCACCGGAGACGACGAAGAGAGTCTGTGCGAAGAGTGGGCCGAGAAGATGGAGCGCGTGCAGGATAAGATGAAGGAAGCTCTGCGCTTGTGCAAATGA
- the LOC131471621 gene encoding protein rapunzel-like, with the protein MDEEIIEDQTKLKQGLIQVLHCVATISSAAAVINPIFGVAGSLIRVVLHHVDDEDIRTLKREFGSVHQRLDQLSQQNRNTLVQIKKETLNSQYCQVEENLKNQFRKFMEMVEARPDLRERKKEDFEESYSNDLGDQNLHTLYDGVVGKPKLFSRPILEVYLKHSEGDRHTMERLCTRLTYLFCIGLIALMGHAAVTGDDEESLCEEWAEKMERVQDKMKEALRLCK; encoded by the coding sequence ATGGACGAGGAGATCATCGAGGACCAGACCAAGCTGAAGCAGGGCCTGATCCAAGTGCTGCACTGCGTGGCCACcatctcctcagcagcagccgTGATTAACCCCATCTTCGGCGTGGCTGGCTCCCTGATCCGGGTGGTGCTACACCACGTCGATGATGAGGACATCCGCACCCTGAAACGTGAGTTTGGCTCGGTCCACCAAAGGCTGGACCAGCTGTCTCAGCAGAACCGTAACACTCTGGTGCAGATCAAGAAGGAGACGCTGAACAGCCAGTACTGTCAGGTGGAGGAGAACCTGAAGAACCAGTTCAGGAAGTTCATGGAGATGGTGGAGGCACGGCCGGACCTCCGCGAACGCAAGAAGGAAGACTTCGAAGAGAGCTACAGCAATGACTTGGGTGATCAGAACCTACACACGCTCTATGATGGTGTGGTGGGTAAACCGAAGCTCTTCAGCAGGCCCATCCTGGAGGTTTACCTCAAACACTCGGAGGGCGACCGTCATACCATGGAGCGACTCTGCACACGTCTCACCTATCTGTTCTGCATCGGGCTCATCGCCCTCATGGGACACGCGGCCGTCACCGGAGACGACGAAGAGAGTCTGTGCGAAGAGTGGGCCGAGAAGATGGAGCGCGTGCAGGATAAGATGAAGGAAGCTCTGCGCTTGTGCAAATGA
- the LOC131471619 gene encoding protein rapunzel-like — protein sequence MSSSLERVVAQKKEAIEAVMDMFERGAEVLASAVGELFPLCEAAAPVLRLALDNVHSKEVFYVKEQFLTVRNKLDVLSAELEDIDCEIKKGRLDSTYFSVEENIRNQFRKYMDILEAKQQFRAVKTRLFLEHFAKTGGEKNLHVLYDALMGTNSFGESILELVERYVARNRRLLEDFCVRMKELFCLGLIALLGHCALTQGQDEEEEKIQEWSNKIEQVESSMKMTIESCIAAFPEQAKLDAQRLLQEKDEENLQDTTQLLLDFLVKKYDWVSWSVRLINHSGSTYRNWRAGEHFHHVAGQNWFEVLQVNNINLVVSYSTKAQPVPRDCIQQVMEAQGKKGNAPAVVEVLEKQLRGFVVHAVSRHKESAAAWSFPEDCHYWERHKNVAVCVHSE from the exons ATGTCCAGCTCATTGGAGAGGGTTGTGGCCCAGAAGAAGGAGGCCATTGAAGCTGTGATGGATATGTTTGAGAGAGGGGCCGAGGTGTTGGCCAGCGCTGTGGGCGAGCTCTTCCCCCTGTGCGAGGCTGCCGCTCCAGTTCTTCGTCTGGCCTTAGACAACGTCCACAGCAAAGAGGTCTTTTATGTCAAAGAGCAATTCCTGACGGTGAGGAACAAGCTGGATGTGCTGTCCGCCGAGCTGGAGGACATAGACTGTGAGATCAAGAAGGGGAGACTGGACTCCACATACTTCTCTGTGGAGGAGAACATTAGGAACCAGTTCAGGAAATACATGGACATACTGGAGGCCAAGCAGCAGTTCAGGGCGGTGAAGACCAGACTGTTTTTAGAGCACTTTGCTAAAACTGGAGGAGAGAAGAACCTGCATGTGCTGTATGATGCTCTGATGGGAACCAACAGCTTTGGAGAATCCATTTTAGAGTTGGTAGAAAG GTACGTAGCGAGGAACCGCCGTCTCCTGGAAGATTTCTGTGTCCGTATGAAGGAGCTCTTCTGTTTGGGCCTGATTGCTTTGCTGGGCCACTGTGCTCTAACCCAGGGccaagatgaagaagaagagaagatcCAAGAGTGGAGCAACAAAATTGAGCAGGTGGAGTCCAGCATGAAGATGACCATTGAGTCGTGCATCGCCGCCTTCCCGGAGCAAGCAAAACTAGACGCCCAGCGACTCCTGCAAGAAAAGGACGAGGAAAACCTGCAAGATACAACTCAACTGCTCCTGGACTTTCTGGTGAAAAAGTATGATTGGGTCAGCTGGTCCGTGAGGCTGATCAACCACTCAGGCAGCACCTACCGGAACTGGCGAGCCGGGGAGCACTTCCACCATGTGGCGGGACAGAACTGGTTTGAGGTGCTCCAGGTGAACAACATAAACCTCGTGGTGTCGTACAGCACCAAAGCCCAGCCGGTGCCCCGCGACTGCATCCAGCAGGTGATGGAGGCTCAGGGGAAGAAGGGCAACGCTCCCGCGGTGGTGGAGGTGCTGGAGAAGCAGCTGCGCGGGTTTGTGGTTCACGCCGTCAGTCGCCACAAGGAGTCTGCGGCAGCGTGGAGTTTCCCAGAAGACTGTCACTACTGGGAGAGACACAAGAACGTGGCCGTGTGTGTGCACTCTGAGTGA